Part of the Arthrobacter globiformis genome is shown below.
GAAGGCTTACCGTTCGCGAAAACGTGCCGAAGCGGAATTCCGAGCGGTACCCTTCCTTGTCCTTGTGCTCCGATTTTTCTTCACGGCGGACTGTAATCTGCAGCTGACTGCCGGCGAGGGTGATGTCGACATCATTGTCAGGATCGATGCCCGGCGCTTCGGCCTTCACCACCAGGGAGCCGGCCTCCCGGTATTCCTCCACCCGGAGCCACGCCTCCAGATCCCCCTCCAGGAAACGGCGGAAGGGTTCCGGGAAATCCACGCCAGCCCGCCTGAATATGTTGGTCATCGCTGCTACCTCCTGTCAGCTTCCGGCCCCACTGCAGGATGCGGAAGCGGGAACGGGTCCCACCACCACAAAACTACGCCCTTGCGGAGCGCTTGTTAAGGCGCCCGTCGGGGCGCTTGCCAAGGGCTGCCCATGCAGCCTCCTGCCCCGCCAGCAGGAATCCTGAGAGTTTCCTTATGAAAATCCGGGAAGTTTCCGACTCAACCTCCGGGCCCCGCGCTAAAGCGGGCGTTTTCACCACCCTTACCCCCCCCAAATTCCGCGAGGAACCTTCTATCGAGGGGTGCGGGCACCGAGCTTTTCACAGGAGGCATGCTGCAGATTGGCGTCATGCAAGGGATCAGGCAGCCAACGGAGGAGCCCCAGTGAAGACGCTGTTACTGCTGTGTATTCCGGTGGTTACTTTCGCAGCACTCAACGTCTGGAACCAGGCGGTTGCGGAGCCCGCGCCTCTTCAGGGGCCCGGCATAGTGGTGGCGGAGCTCTCCCCATCAGCCAAAGCCGAATTCCTGGAGGGAAACGCGATCATTCACGGAGGTCCTGATGGACGGTAGCATTGCCACCCCTGGTGAGCCCAGTCGGCTAAACGTCCCCTCTGAACGTAGATGCCCCGGGGATGCAGCGGATGAGTTGGATGACTTCTGCAGCGAATCGCTAAGGTCGATCGACAGGACGGTGATGCGCGCGCAGGTCATCGAACTCATCCTGGACATCCTCGCCACCACGGATGTGCAATCAGAAGCCAGGCACCGGCTGCTGCAGCACCTGGCCTCGCATCCGGGGTCCCCCGAGCAGGCCTTGCTGTGCCACCTGAGCGAGAACGCCTGCCTGCCGCCGGCTGCGGGCGCCGACTCCCTGGCGGCGGGCGGCTTCCTCCCGGCGGGCGGAGACTACTTCGCAGCTGGGGCGGCAGACCGGCCGGCGCAAGGCAGCGAGGACTCGGGTGAAGGATCGAAGTCGAGGTGGCTCCCGGCCCCGCTCCGGAACCTGTTGCGGCGCGACTGATTTGGACCGGCAGCTGAAGGGAGCCGACGGCGGCCGGCCGTCGGCACTTTCAGCTCCGGTGGTGCTCGATCAGCCAGCCGGCCATCTGCTGCGCCCGCTTGGAAGCGAGGAAGTCGCCTTCAGTAGCAGAAATGATGGAGCCCTTCATCAGGATGTGCCAGGAGCGGGCGAATTCGTCAGGGCGTTCGAGTCCGGCCTCGTCGGCGAGCGCCTGGATGTGGCCGCGGATTCTGGCGAGATAGCCGATGCTGGCCTCGCCAAGCGGATGCTCCGGGCCCATCTCCAGAAGGACGTTGATGAAGGTGCACGCCTCGAAATCGTCGCGCTGGAACCAATCACCGAAGACGTCAAAGATGGCCAGCAGGCGCCCTTCGGGGGTGGTGCCCCTGCGCCTCGCCTCGGAGACAATCAGGTCCACGGTCCAAACCTGGTCGCGGAGTGCGAGGAAAGCCAGAACCAGCGCATCCTTGGAGGGGAAGTGGCGGTAGAACGTGGACTTGGCCACGCCGGACCGTTCGATCAGCTCATTGATTCCGACGTCGCGGACACCGCGGTGGGAGAAAAGCTCGTAGGCAGTGGCGAGGATCCGGTCCACTGGTTCACTATGGCCGGTACGCACCCCTGGAGGAAGCAAGGCATCCCCGGTTGCATCAGGAGCACTCATTAGAGAATCAGTGTACCTTGGTACTGGTAGAGACAGACCTGTCTGTCTTATTGTTTTAGGAACATGACGCTTCGTCTTGGGAACGGCGTCCCGGCAACAGCGCCGGACCACGGGCCGTTGGCGTCACTGCAATGGGGCAGGAACAGGAGGGTACCGATGGACGAAGATATCCGCGCGGTGGAAGAGGCCGCGGCTACGCTGGAATCCGCCGTAGTAGAGCACGACCCCGCAGCTGCAACCCTGCAATACGCAGTGGCGGCAGCCGTAACCCACGGCAAGCCGATCCGCGAAGTAGCGGCGGCCGCGCACATGACTGCGCTGGAGGTCCTGGATGCAGCCGATGCCGTGACATACCCACAGCAACCGTTGCAGCCCTGGATGCTCACCCCGTAGGTGCGTGCAAAGACCTCGCGGAAACTTGATTGGATCCCCGGGTAAACCTGCGGCAAGCCTGATCGGCCCGCGCCACCCTTAAGCATCAGCCCCTGGAGGAGCGATCTTTCCAGGGAAAGCATGCAACTAGGACCGCTAGGAAGCGGAGGGCGCCATGAACCGGTCAGCAACTCTCGAGGAAGTCATCCAAGTAGGCGGTGTCATCACCGACCGTGAGCCGCTGGACTTTTACCGGCTGGGGCTCGCTGGCTGCATCGACAGGCTCACAGTCCCCCTTCGCCGCCAGGGCACCTGCGTCCACTGGGAGACTCCCCATCACGGCGTTGAGATCTCGTCCGGCTGCGCGTCCCTGCTGTATCAGTCCGCGCAGGAGGCGCTGAGCAACACGTTCAAGCATGCGCATGCCACCGATGTCACTGTCCGGCTTGCCGCTGTGTTCCACGGCATCCGCCTCATGGTCGCGGACAACGGCACCGGCTTCGAATCGGTTCCGCCGGCAGCGGAACAAGTCAACGGCCACGGACTCAGGACCATCTCGCAGGCGGTCGAGGAAGCGGGCGGGACGGTGGACATCACCTCCGCTCCGGGCACCGGCACGGCCATTACCATCACCATTCCGCTCGACTGAACCTCAGCGCATCGCAACACACCTGCGTCCCGGGCCTCGCTTAGGATGCTGTGCATGACCCTTCCGAAAGTTGAGCCCTGCGCCGTCCGGGCATTCGAATCCGTGGAAATCCAGCACCCCGTCGCCGGACTGCGCAGCCGGATGAGCGCCGGAAGGCGGATTCTCCTCGGCGTGGCTGGTTCCCCGGGGTCCGGCAAATCCACCTTCTCGGCCTGCCTGGCCGACGCCCTCGGCCCGGATTTCGCCCTTGTGGTGCCCATGGACGGTTTTCACCTGGGCAACGCCATCATTGACGGCACTCCGCTGCGGCAGCGCAAGGGCGCACCGGACACGTTCGACGTCGGCGGTTACCTTTCGCTCCTGCAGCGGCTTTCGCGCCGGGACGAGGACGTCGTGTATGCACCCGACTTCCGGCGGACGATCGATGAGCCCGTGGCCGCTTCGCTGGCCATCCCCGCCGCCGTCCCCGTCATCATCACCGAGGGCAACTACCTGCTCGGCGACGATGCGCGCTGGCAGCAGGTGCGGGCGCAGCTGGACGAGGTGTGGTTCATCGACACACCGCGTGAACTGCGCCTTGGCCGCTTGGTTGAACGGCACATGCTCTATGGCATGGACCGCGCTGCGGCCGAGGCCTGGGCCAACGGGCCGGACGCGGCCAACGCGCGGCTGATCGAAGCCACGCGTTCCCGCGCGGACAGGATCATCCCCTGGCTTTAGCTACCTGTCCTCGGCGTCCCACAGCCCGGATTCGTCCGCGGCCTCTTCCGGCTTGTGTTCGCTTTCCGGCGCTCCACTGCCCACGTAGCTGGCCGGTACTGTTCCGCCAGGCTGTGTCATCTGTTCCTCACGGATGTTGCGTGCCGTGCCCGCCTCGGGATGGGGCTGCTCCTGTTCGACGGCGTCCGGGTCGCCCGGCCCCCGAAGGTCGCTGGGCTCTTCCGGATTGCGCTTGCTGTCGGTCATGCCACTGCCTCTCACTGGGAAATGCCGGTCGCGTCCCAGTCTAGGAGGAAGCGTCTTGACGCCAGTAGATTACGCCCCCGCCGGCACCCATCCCAGCACCGGGGCCACATGGCGGGCGATGTTTCCCAGCAGCTTGGCGTTGTACTCCACGCCAAGCTGGTTGGGGACGGTGAGCAGGAGCGTGTCCGCGGCCTGCACCGCGGCGTCGGCGGCCAGTTCCTGGGCTATGACGTCCGGCTCCCCGATATAGCTCTTGCCGAAGCGGGCAAGGGTACCGTCGAGGGCGCCCACCTGGTCCTTGCCTTCGCGGAGGGCGCTCAAACCGAAGTACTGCCGGTCCTCGTCATCGGCCAGCGGCACGACGCTGCGGCTGACCGAAACCCGCGGCTCATGGCCATGCCCGGCCGCCGCCCACGCCCCACGGAACATCGCGATCTGCTCGGCCTGGAGCTCATGGAACGGCACCCCCGTATCCTCGGTCAGCAGGGTGGAGCTCATCAGGTTCATCCCCTGCTCGGCCGCCCAAACCGCGGTCTTCCGGGTCCCGGCGCCCCACCAGATCCGCTCGGGCAGCCCCTCGGACCGGGGCTGGACCGGCAGCAGCCCGGTGGCTCCCCCGGCGTATCTCGGGTCGGCCTCCACCACGCCGGCGCCGGCGATGGCCCGCCGGAACTCCTCGGCATGCCGGCGCGCCATGTCGGCCTCCGTCTCGCCGTTCCGCGGCACATAGCCGAACGCCGCCGCCCCGTTACGTGCGGGCTCTGGTGAACCGCGGCTGATGCCGAGCTGGAGCCGGCCGCCGCTGATGAGGTCCGTGGCCGCAGCCTCCTCCGCCATGTACAGCGGGTTCTCGTAACGCATGTCGATGACCCCGGTGCCGAGCTCAATGCGGCTGGTGCGGGCTGCGGCCGCCGCGAGCAGCGGGAACGGTGACGCCTGCTGGCGAGCGAAATGGTGCACGCGGAAAAACGCGCCATCAATGCCAAGCTCCTCGGCGGCCACGGCCAGCTCGATCCCCTGCAGCAGCGCATCTCGCGCAGTCCTTGTGCGGGAACCCTGCACCGGTCCCCAGTGGCCGAAGGACAGGAAGCCAATTCGTTTCATGCCGTTCTCAACATCCCGGTCTCCGCTGCCATTCCTGCAGGCTACGCCCTGTCACAGACCCTGCGCACCGGCCCGCGATCCGGATAGGTTGGTAACACCGCTTGAGGACGTCCGTTCTCGCGAGACCGAAGGGAATGTAGACATGGCTTTCATCACCGTTGGACAGGAAAACAGCACCGACATTGAGCTCTACTACGAAGACCACGGGACCGGACAGGCTGTTGTCCTCATCCACGGCTATCCCCTGGACGGGTCCTCCTGGGAGAAGCAGACCGCCGCCCTGCTCGACGCCGGTTACCGCATCATCACGTACGACCGCCGCGGCTTCGGCAAGTCCAGCAAGCCCACCACCGGCTACGATTACGACACCTTCGCGGGCGACCTCAACACCGTCCTCACCACCCTGGACCTCAACGACGCGGTGCTGGTGGGCTTCTCGATGGGAACAGGCGAGGTGGCCCGGTACCTCTCCACGTTCGGGTCTGCCCGCGTGTCCAAGGCTGCTTTCCTGGGATCGCTTGAGCCCTACCTCCTGCAGACCGACGACAACCCCACCGGAGTCCCGCAGTCAGTGTTCGACGGCCTGACCGAGGCGGTCACGGCGGACCGCTATGCCTTCTTCACCGAGTTCTTGAAGAACTTCTACAACAGCGACACATTCCTGGGCACGCCCCGCCTCAGTGAGGAGTCCGTCAGGGCAAGCTGGAATCTTGCCGCCAACGCGGGCGCCTTCGCCTCGGTGGCAGCCCAGCCCACCTGGCTCACCGACTTCCGCGCCGACATCCCGAAGATCGACGTCCCCGCCCTGATCGTGCACGGCACGGCGGACAACATCCTGCCGATTGACGCCACCGGGCGGGAGTTCAACAAAGCCCTGCCAGAGGCCGACTACGTGGAGATCGACGGCGCCCCGCACGGCCTGCTCTGGACCCACGGAGCAGAGGTCAACGAGGCCCTGCTCGCCTTCCTGCGCAAGTAGCACGCCGCAAAGGGAGGGCAGCCGACGCCGAAAGGATCCGCCGTCGACTGCCCTTCATTGCGGTAACAACCGCTCTAGGTTGACAGTTTCGGTAAATCAGTGTTGACACGCACTTCCGGAGGTACACTCGGAATACCGGATCCGGACACTTCCCTTGAGGGGGACCCGGCTCCAAGCCCACCCGACAATTCCCGGTGGACGATCATAAAGTGGCAGAAGTGGTTGATAGGTCTCCACGCGCCCCGTGATCTGCTATTCCTGCCCGAACAAAAATGAATGTGCATCCCTAGGCAGGAGCAAAAACTATGACCATCACCTCGCCAACGCGGCAGCGCCGCCCATTGGCAGCCAGACTCGCTTTGGTTTCAGCCGCATCCTTCAGCCTCATTGTGGGTTCCGTGGCGGTCGCGGGACCGGCGTCAGCTGCGGGCTACGGCCAGAACGACAAAAAAGTTGAGTGCTGGGTCAAGGCCAAGGACGTAAAGGAGAGAGCGGACTACGGCAACTACTCGAGGAGCTCGAGGAACTCGGCCGACGTGAAGTTCGAGTTCAAAGTCTGGTGTGACAAGAAGACTGACGTTAAGTTTGAGCACTGGATCTTCCAAAAGAAACACGGCAAGTGGGTAAAGATCGAGGAAAAGAACGGCCATATTTACAACGTTAAGGACAAAGTCACAAAGCACACCAAGGCTAACGTCAAGGACACTGGCCGCAAGGGTGGCCACGAATACGTGCTCCATGTCGTCAAAATCAAGTACGACGACAAGGAGGGGCGGCACTCCTACAGGGTAACCAAGACCGACCACGCATACGGAACGGTCGATTTCGGCTCCTACCACTAGCCTTTCAGGCTGACCCGGTTCACTAACTAAACAGAGGCCGACGGCGGTTGCGAACAACCGCCGTCGGCCTCTGTTTTGTGTGGCTCAGGTTTTGCCGGAGATCACAGAGAACCGGTGGTGAACGTCCAGCCAGCCGACTTCAGCGGGTTGCCCGCGAGGTCGCGGACCGCCGCGGTTCCTCCGGTCACGGTGACCGTGTATTTGGTCCGCCCGGCCAGGGTCGCCGAGGGGTTCAGGATCCACTGGTTCGTGGTGCCGTTGCGGGAAACGGTGGCCGTCACCGTGGCGCCGGTGGCGGCGTTCTTCAGCGTGACGGTGCCGGTACCGGCACCCTGGATGGCTTCACTGAAGGTCACCGCGATGTTGTTGGCGCGCCGCACCAGCGTGGCGCCCGGGCGCGGCGTCATGGCCGTGATGACCGGGGACGGGCCGGTGGTGAACGTCCAGCCGGTGGTGGCCAGCGGGGTGCCTGCGGTGTCGAAGATGGCGGCGGCTCCGCCGGTGATCGTCACCGCGTACTTGGCGTCGTTAGCGAGGTTGGCCGCCGGATCCAGGGTGGCGGTGCGGGTGGTGGAGTCGTACGTGACGGCGGCCGGCAGCACAGTCCCGGCAGCGTTCTTCAGGAGGAAGCTGTTGCCGGTTACGCCCTGGACAGCCGTGCTGAAGGTGGCCGTGATGTTGCTTCCGGCGGCAATGGCGGTGCCGTTCGCGCCCGGCGTGCGTGCCGTGACCGTTGGGGCTGCTGCGGTGGTGAAGGACCAGCTGCCCGTCACGAAGGGCGTGCCTGCGGCGTCGCGGACGGCCGAGGATCCGCCGGTCAGCGTCGCCGTGTACTTCTGCGACGCATTGAGTAGGCCCTCCGGGTTCAATATTGCGGTACGCGTGGCGGCGTCGTAACTGACGGCCGCGGGCACCGTTGCGCCGGCGGCGTTCCGCAGGACGAACGTAGAGTTGCCCACGCCCTGGACCGCGGTGCCGAAGGTGGCGGTGACGTTGGCTCCCACGGCGGCGCCGGAAGAATTGGCCGCTGGGCTTAGTGCTGTCGCGGCTGGTGCGGTGAGGACCGCAACTGCCGGGTCGGAGAACAACAGCCGGTTCGGCGTCCCGGTGGTAGCGCCCGAGACCGCGCTGGAGGTGGCGGCAGAAAGCAGCTTCGACGCCACGTCCGCCGGCACCAGCCCCGGCGACCGGGACAGCATCACCGCCGCGGCGCCAGCCACATGCGGCGAGGCCATCGAGGTGCCACTCATCAGGGCCGTCGCCGTGGTTGAGGCATGGGAAGCGGACTTGATGCCCACGCCCGGCGCGTACAGGTCGACGCAGCTGCCGTAGTTGGAGAACGGTGCCTGCTTGTCCGCGGAGTCGCTCGCGGCAACGGTCAGCGCGCCGGCAACGCGGGCCGGGGAGCTGTTGCACGCATCGGCGGCGGAGTTTCCGGCGGCGACCACTGCGGTGACGCCGTCGTTGATGATGCCCTGCACCGCGGCGTCCACCATGGCGCTGGCGGTGCTGCCGAGGCTCAGGTTGGCCACCGCCGGGGTACCGGCCTGATGGTTGGAGACGACCCACTCCAGCCCGGCAATCACGTCCGAGTTGAAGCCCGAACCGGTGCAGTCCAGCACGCGGACGGGGACCACCGTGGCCGCCTTGGCCACGCCGTAGGTCTTTCCCGCGATGGTGCCGGCAACGTGCGTGCCATGGCCGTTGCAATCCCCCGTGCCCAGTCCGTCGGAAATCGCCGACCACCCCGAGGCAACGCGGCCGCCGAACTCCGCGTGCGCAGACAGCACGCCGGAGTCAACCACGTACGCGCTCACGCCGGCACCTGAAGACGCCGAAATGTAGGTCCCGGACAGCGGTAGGGCGCGCTGGTCAATGCGATCCAGGCCCCACGTAGCGGACTGCTGGGTGTCGGCAGCCGTTACCGGGGCATCGGGTTCGACGGCGGCCACGCCGGCCGACCGCAACAGGCCCGCCGCCTGCCCGGGCGTCGCCGTCACCACTGCGCCCCGGATCGCCTTGGCGAACGTGCGTCCGACGGCGATGTTCCTCGAGCGCAGGTTCCGCACGGCCGAGGAAACGTCGGTCCCGGCGGAGTAGCGCACGATGTAGCGGGCAGCCGGTGCTCCCGCCCCGGTTTCCGAAGCGGCAGCACCGGCTGACACTCCGGCGATGGGGGCGGCCAAGGCCGTCAGCAGCAGCGAGGCCAGGGCAGGACGGAGAACAGACGAAGCGCGAATTTTGGGTTCCTTCGAACGAACTGAGGGCCAGCGGGGAAAGCCAAAGGAAGGCTGATTCCAGTGTATTTTCCGCGGCCGGCCGCAGCCCCGTTGCTGGCCCGAAGCTTCGGCGAAGCTTCGAAAGCTGCGCGAAAACCGGCTAAATCCTGCGCTTGCCTGTACTCCTGAGCTTGCCTGACCTCCTGCCCGGCACCTGCCTCAGGTCCCCGCCACCCGCCTCAGGTACCAGCCGGGAACGCCGGGCGGTACATGGGCGGGAACGAACCCAGGGGTGTGGGGTCCGTTTTGGGCGGGTCGGAGAGGATGGGGTCGTTGTTCCGCAGATCGCCCACCGAAAACTGCACCATCATGTCGTGATCCTCGTGCACCAGGTTGTGGCAGTGCATCATGTACCGGCCGCCGGGGGAATCCGGTCCGGTGTCGAACTGCATGAGCAGCGTGATGGACTCGTTCTCACCAGCGTAGAACACATCCTTCGGCCCGGTCTCCCAGGCGAACGGCTTGCCGCCGTTGGTGTTCCGGGCAATGATCTTCGCGTCAACGAGGTGGATGTGCACCGGATGGAACCAGCCGCCTGACTCGTTGATGATGGTCCACTGCTCCACGGAATTCCGCCGCGGGATGGCGAAGCACCTGGTGAAACCCGACTTTTCCACGTCCTCCCATGTCTCCTCGTTGATGGTCCATTCCCCTCCCTGACGCTTCACGCGCAGCACCCGCTTTGCGACCGCCATCTCAGGTTTGAGAGCCATGGTGGCGATGCTGCCGCGGGCGCTTCCCGGCGTTCCGCCGTCGTCCAGTGTCACCGGGACGGAACTGATGCTTCCCGCCGAGGAACCGGAGCCGGCCACCACCTGGAACCGCATGACCTTGTTGGTGTTGGGCAAGTCCAGGTTGTTTTTGTTGCTCAGGTTTCGCAGGTCCACGGTCTGGCCCACCCTGTACCGGCGGAAGTCGATGAGCACTTCGTAGCGCTCCGCAGTCCCCTGGCGCCAGGAGGAGACAGCCTGCACCCTGGGGACCATCCCACCGTCGGTGCCCACCACATGGAATGGCTCCCCGTTGGAGAGGGCCAGCCGGTAGGAGCGGGTGATCGAGGCGACGAGCACGCGGAAGCGGTAGATCCGCGGTTTGACCTTCATGAGCGGCCACGGCACGCCGTTCACCATGATGATGTCACCCCACAGCCCGTCGTGATCATTGTCGTTGTAGCCCAGCGAGCCGTCGGCGTTGAACAGCGCGTCGGAGATGATTAGCGGCACGTCGAATTCGCCTTGGGGCAACTGTGCCCGTTCAAATCTGTCCTGCAACGGGTACATGGCCGCAAGCCCCGAATAGACGCCCTGCGCGGTGACCAGGTGGTGGTGGTCGTGGTACCAGAGGGTCCGTGCGTTCTGCCAGTTCGGATAATGGTAGTTCTTGAACTTTCCGGGTGCAGTGGAATCGTTGGCGTAGCCGTCGTACTGCGGCAGCGATGCTGAGCCGTGCAGGTGGGTGACGGTCTTGAAGGTGCCGCGGTGGAGCAGAGCCGTGGACGGAAGCGCGTTTCGGATCCGCACCTCGGTCCGGGTTCCCTGCGCCACCCGGATGGTGGGCCCGGGAAATATTCCGTTGTATCCGGCCACCGGCGTGGAGAGGCCCGGGACGAACCGGGCCTGGCCCAGCTTCTGGGTGAGGGCGTAGCGGGCAAACGGCCGGGCCGGGTCACCGCCGTCGAAACCCGTCTGGTAGGGCACCAGCTCCGGCGGACGGCGGAACCGTGCCGTGTACGGCACTGGCATGTTCGCCCGGGCCAGCTGGCTCCGGGTAATAAGTGACGTGCTTTGCGTCGGCTCGTCGCCGTTCGCCGCCACTCCGGTCAAGGACGCTGCCCCCACCACGCCCAGTTTCAGAACTTCCCTGCGAGACGTCATTGTCTCCTCCAGATGTCGCGATGATTTGGATTGAAAAAGGCAGACCTGCGGCCGGAACCGCAGGTCTGCTGAATCCCCAGGGACGCGGAACCCCGAACTTTCCGGGCCGCTGGCCTTCCGGCACCGCGCCCACGATCAAGTTCAGGTTTCCGCTCCCCTGCCGCAACGGGAGTGGAACACCGCAATTGTTGGGCCGGCTGCTTCTGGAAACCTTGGAAAAGTTGCCCCGCCTGCGATGTTCCCACCCAAATGGGGTGTCGACGGGTGTGCGGTCGGTTCTAGATCCAGTTGTTGTGCTTGAACGTGGCGTACAGGACCAGCCCCATACCGATCATCAGGCCCAGCGCCATGGGATAGCCGAAGATCCAGTCCAGTTCAGGCATCGTATGGAAGTTCATTCCATAGATGGTGCCGATGAGCGTGGGAGCGAAGAGGATGGCCGCCCAGGAAGAGATCCTCTTGACCTGCTCGCTCTGCGCGAAGCTGGACTCCGTGAGGCGGCGCATCTCGTCGTTCTGGCGCTGGGCAACGAGGGTCGCATTGACCGCGAGCGCGTTCTGTAGCAGTGCCCGGAAGGACGCGATCCGGTCGTTGAGCCGCAGGACGTGGTCCAGCACATCGCGGAGGTGGTCCTGGAGCTCGGCGCCGGGGTGGTGGTCCGGCGTTCCGGTGACCAGTGCCTGCAGGATTCCCGCCAGCGGCCCGGTGGCGCGCTGCACCGTGATGACCTGGCGGGACAGTTCGTAGATACGGCGGGACACCTCCGGGTCCGCGCCGAACAGTTCGTCCTCGATCTCGTCGATGTCATTTTCCAGGCCTGCCGCAACCGGCTCGTACTCATCGACCACCTGGTCCAGGATGGCGTACAGCACGGCGTCGGGACCCAGGGCAAGGAATTCGGGCTGCGATTCCATGCGGCGGCGCACCCGCGCCAGATCCGGTGACTCTGCACGGCGGACCGTAACCACGAAGTCCGGTCCGGCAAAAACATGGATCTCGCCGAACTCCACCTTTTCGACGTCGTCGAGATACCGCGCCGGGCGCAGGACCAGAAAGAGCGTTTCACCGTAATGCTCAAGCTTGGCGCGCTGGTGCCCGGTCAGCGCGTCTTCAACCGCAAGCGGGCTCAGGTCGAACTCATCCGCCACCGATCGCAGCTCATGGGGGTCGGGACGGTAAAGCCCGATCCAGGCCATGCCCTCGCGCTGCCGCAGCAGGAAGTATGTTTCCTCCAGCCCTTCGGGATCCGCCGTCCGGTGCCCTTTCACGTACACTGCGTTGTCGATGATGGCCACAGCGGCGCCTCCTCAGCTGGAACGGCATCCCATGGCAGTGACGTTATCCCTTGCGGAACGCCGTGCCAATAAGGGGACGTGCCCGCGCGGCAAGGGGCCGCCGGCTCAGGTGCTGGCGGCCCTGGTGCTGGGGTTCAGAGTGGCCAGGTCAGATTCGGGCGTGGAGGCCGCGGCTGACCGGCCGCCCGAACGATGCCGCGCCGAGGAACTCAACGGCCACGAACGGCTCGGAACCGACCACCCATTCATCGTGTCCCGGAGGAATCGCATAGGTGTCATTGGCGTGTATGGAGGAGCGGGCACCTTCAGGTGTCTCCACCTCCATGACGCCGGAGAGGCAGAACCCAAGGTGGTTGTGCTGGCAGAAGGGCGTCTGTTCGGTGGGCTTGGTGCATTCGGACCAGCGCCAGCCGGGGGCGAGGATCAGCCGGGCAACGGAGAAGTCGTTGACGCTGACCAAGTCCACCTCGGCTTTGTCCGGGCACCTCTTCTTGTCCGGTTCATCGAAGGATTTGACGGCAAGGGCTGTAATGAAATTGGCAGTCATAAACGGTACCTGCAGATTTGGTTGAGACCTGAAATTTGAAAGGCGGTTTCTGGAGAAACGCCACGTTAACGAGGTGCGGGCTGCTGCCGAACGTGACAGTACAGCAGCCGCATCTTTGATGCGGCTTCCCCTCGCCGCACGCGCACGCAACAGATCAAATGTTGACGTAGCTCAACCGTAGACCTCTGCAGGCCGAAGTCAATGGTCCCGGTGTGAGTGGCCAAGCCGGCGCTTTGCCACTGAACACGGTTACCGGCCGTAGAGCTTCACGAAGTTCCGCAGGATCTTCATGGGTTCGGTGGCGGTGAAGGTCCGGGCTTCCGCCATCAGCTCCTCGGCGGATTCGGGCGGGAAGTATCCGGCGTGGCGGTAGATGTCGATCCTGGTCACCAGGCCTTCGGCGTCGAGTTCGGGGTGGAA
Proteins encoded:
- a CDS encoding multicopper oxidase family protein, with translation MTSRREVLKLGVVGAASLTGVAANGDEPTQSTSLITRSQLARANMPVPYTARFRRPPELVPYQTGFDGGDPARPFARYALTQKLGQARFVPGLSTPVAGYNGIFPGPTIRVAQGTRTEVRIRNALPSTALLHRGTFKTVTHLHGSASLPQYDGYANDSTAPGKFKNYHYPNWQNARTLWYHDHHHLVTAQGVYSGLAAMYPLQDRFERAQLPQGEFDVPLIISDALFNADGSLGYNDNDHDGLWGDIIMVNGVPWPLMKVKPRIYRFRVLVASITRSYRLALSNGEPFHVVGTDGGMVPRVQAVSSWRQGTAERYEVLIDFRRYRVGQTVDLRNLSNKNNLDLPNTNKVMRFQVVAGSGSSAGSISSVPVTLDDGGTPGSARGSIATMALKPEMAVAKRVLRVKRQGGEWTINEETWEDVEKSGFTRCFAIPRRNSVEQWTIINESGGWFHPVHIHLVDAKIIARNTNGGKPFAWETGPKDVFYAGENESITLLMQFDTGPDSPGGRYMMHCHNLVHEDHDMMVQFSVGDLRNNDPILSDPPKTDPTPLGSFPPMYRPAFPAGT
- a CDS encoding magnesium and cobalt transport protein CorA, producing the protein MAIIDNAVYVKGHRTADPEGLEETYFLLRQREGMAWIGLYRPDPHELRSVADEFDLSPLAVEDALTGHQRAKLEHYGETLFLVLRPARYLDDVEKVEFGEIHVFAGPDFVVTVRRAESPDLARVRRRMESQPEFLALGPDAVLYAILDQVVDEYEPVAAGLENDIDEIEDELFGADPEVSRRIYELSRQVITVQRATGPLAGILQALVTGTPDHHPGAELQDHLRDVLDHVLRLNDRIASFRALLQNALAVNATLVAQRQNDEMRRLTESSFAQSEQVKRISSWAAILFAPTLIGTIYGMNFHTMPELDWIFGYPMALGLMIGMGLVLYATFKHNNWI
- a CDS encoding cupin domain-containing protein, translating into MTANFITALAVKSFDEPDKKRCPDKAEVDLVSVNDFSVARLILAPGWRWSECTKPTEQTPFCQHNHLGFCLSGVMEVETPEGARSSIHANDTYAIPPGHDEWVVGSEPFVAVEFLGAASFGRPVSRGLHARI